In Scytonema millei VB511283, the genomic stretch TTTTCAGTACTCAACGTCCAATTAGACAATTTGTCGTTAATATACTGATCGAAGGCTTTTTGTAGTGCTGCATTGAAAGCCTCGCGCTTGTTTTTGCTCAAAAAGTCGAATAGTTGCAAATCCGGTTGATAGCGAAGAAAATCATTTTCAAAAGTGTTGCCCAGATTTAAAATATAGTTACGAAATGAGTCAGCAATTCCTTTTGCTTGAATATCCCTCGTACTACGAATTTCTTGTTGAAAGCGATCGCGAATGCCAGTTAACTTTTTAAATTCCGGTTCTACAGAATTAATTTTGCGTTTTAATCGATCGACATCTTGCTCTAATAAAGGAATGCGACGCTCGATCGCTTCGTGAGTGCGAGTATAGGCTTGACGCGCTATAGTTCTTGCTTGTCGCAGTTGCGCGATCGCTCTTTCTTTGGTTAGAAATGTATTTAACGAACCTAGAAATTCGGGAAAGCCAGTTTCTTCTAATCGAGCTTCCGTATCGTTTAAACCAGGGCTATCAATAATTTCTATACCTTTTTCTAATAAGGGTAAAGGATATTCAACTAGCGCATGGCTAACATTAGGAAATGCTTGTTGCTCATCTTGTTCTAATTGTTTTGCTTCTGAAGAAGCGAGCGTATAAGCTTGTTTGAATTGCTGAAAATCTAATTGTTCAGGTTTTGTATCGTCGTTAAAATAAACGGTAACCTTCTTCTCTTTTCCATAACGTAAAATCGCTAAGATAGCCGTCCATGGATCGACATCGTTAGGTAATAAGTTTTCGCCAATTAAAGCATTTAAGAAATTATTTTTACCCCGTTTCATATCTCCTAAAACCAAAAGCCGAAATACTCCTTGGCGTAAATTATTTTCTACCGCTTTTATGTCTTCTAACTGGCTAGTTAAACCAAGCCCACCAGAAGAGATTTTTCCTTCTAGTTCTGCTAGTTCGATCGTTTCTGCCATCTGTTCCAAACAGTTAGCAACTTCTACCCTCACTTGAGCAACTCGTTCTAAATTTTTAAGAAAATTTTCGGTTTCTGCTT encodes the following:
- a CDS encoding dynamin family protein, whose translation is MNYKAETENFLKNLERVAQVRVEVANCLEQMAETIELAELEGKISSGGLGLTSQLEDIKAVENNLRQGVFRLLVLGDMKRGKNNFLNALIGENLLPNDVDPWTAILAILRYGKEKKVTVYFNDDTKPEQLDFQQFKQAYTLASSEAKQLEQDEQQAFPNVSHALVEYPLPLLEKGIEIIDSPGLNDTEARLEETGFPEFLGSLNTFLTKERAIAQLRQARTIARQAYTRTHEAIERRIPLLEQDVDRLKRKINSVEPEFKKLTGIRDRFQQEIRSTRDIQAKGIADSFRNYILNLGNTFENDFLRYQPDLQLFDFLSKNKREAFNAALQKAFDQYINDKLSNWTLSTEKSLNTAFAQLTVSAARCGEFYSQITEEITEKITEQKVVVNSNSTVEDDNTPAWTKWAMGLFSLTRGNLSEVTMAGAGFDWKNSLLNYVAVIGISNIISAVTRIFLEPLELALIRLDVGFVQADRARQELVKMTENELIKHLPQVASEQWLPVYNGVKEYFDAYAREVTKRIEDDIRSRKSELDNLVKQKETFEINRDAEVQRLQKLDGEVAVKSQQIERIFQKLSIASA